A single Dreissena polymorpha isolate Duluth1 chromosome 14, UMN_Dpol_1.0, whole genome shotgun sequence DNA region contains:
- the LOC127858759 gene encoding chymotrypsinogen A-like isoform X3 translates to MVGYLLAFVFLIASANGDTISRIINGSPTTIASHPHQISLQRYTTSSGGYWYHTCGGSIVRSKWVVTAAHCVEGSSASTLQVVLTNGFLSDPNRKSYAVRRVIMHPNYNVGSGAYPHDIALLELTSDADLSGTNKAIELATTGENFDRQTCDISGWGHTVTGTQPNKQIPDQLQETNGVIMTNSECTSSWGTNYAGSVHICINNRNTGTCQGDSGGPMVCFRGSTPVLAGVTSWGVSGCGTTYPSVYARVSTYRSWLDTTMGI, encoded by the exons ATGGTTGGGTATCTTCTTGCGTTCGTCTTCCTTATTGCTTCGGCAAATG GAGATACGATTTCCCGGATCATCAACGGAAGTCCGACGACTATTGCGTCCCATCCGCACCAGATTTCGCTGCAAAGGTACACAACCTCCAGTGGAGGTTACTGGTACCACACTTGTGGAGGGTCCATCGTCAGGAGCAAATGGGTTGTGACCGCTGCACACTGTGTGGAAGGCTCCAG TGCGTCTACTCTCCAAGTAGTCTTGACCAACGGATTCTTGTCAGATCCCAACAGGAAATCATACGCCGTCAGACGGGTTATCATG CACCCGAACTACAACGTGGGAAGTGGTGCCTATCCCCACGATATTGCCCTTCTAGAGCTGACCTCTGACGCTGACTTGTCGGGAACCAACAAGGCCATCGAACTGGCAACTACGGGCGAGAACTTTGATCGCCAAACATGTGATATCAGTGGATGGGGACATACAGTCACCG GCACTCAGCCGAACAAACAGATTCCCGATCAGCTACAGGAGACAAACGGGGTCATCATGACGAACAGCGAGTGCACGTCATCGTGGGGCACCAATTACGCTGGCAGTGTTCACATCTGTATCAATAACAGGAACACTGGCACCTGTCAG GGTGACAGTGGTGGCCCGATGGTGTGTTTCCGTGGCTCGACCCCCGTGCTGGCTGGTGTGACCTCCTGGGGCGTGTCTGGGTGTGGCACCACGTACCCCAGCGTGTACGCCAGAGTGTCCACGTACAGGTCGTGGCTCGACACGACCATGGGCATTTAA
- the LOC127858759 gene encoding chymotrypsinogen A-like isoform X2 codes for MVGYLLAFVFLIASANGDTISRIINGSPTTIASHPHQISLQRYTTSSGGYWYHTCGGSIVRSKWVVTAAHCVEGSSASTLQVVLTNGFLSDPNRKSYAVRRVIMHPNYNVGSGAYPHDIALLELTSDADLSGTNKAIELATTGENFDRQTCDISGWGHTVTGTQPNKQIPDQLQETNGVIMTNSECTSSWGTNYAGSVHICINNRNTGTCQGDSGGPMVCFRGSTPVLAGVTSWGVSGCGTTYPSVYARVSTYRSWLDTTMGI; via the exons ATGGTTGGGTATCTTCTTGCGTTCGTCTTCCTTATTGCTTCGGCAAATG GAGATACGATTTCCCGGATCATCAACGGAAGTCCGACGACTATTGCGTCCCATCCGCACCAGATTTCGCTGCAAAGGTACACAACCTCCAGTGGAGGTTACTGGTACCACACTTGTGGAGGGTCCATCGTCAGGAGCAAATGGGTTGTGACCGCTGCACACTGTGTGGAAGGCTCCAG TGCGTCTACTCTCCAAGTAGTCTTGACCAACGGATTCTTGTCAGATCCCAACAGGAAATCATACGCCGTCAGACGGGTTATCATG CACCCGAACTACAACGTGGGAAGTGGTGCCTATCCCCACGATATTGCCCTTCTAGAGCTGACCTCTGACGCTGACTTGTCGGGAACCAACAAGGCCATCGAACTGGCAACTACGGGCGAGAACTTTGATCGCCAAACATGTGATATCAGTGGATGGGGACATACAGTCACCG GCACTCAGCCGAACAAACAGATTCCCGATCAGCTACAGGAGACAAACGGTGTCATCATGACGAACAGCGAGTGCACGTCATCGTGGGGCACCAATTACGCTGGCAGTGTTCACATCTGTATCAATAACAGGAACACTGGCACCTGTCAG GGTGACAGTGGTGGCCCGATGGTGTGTTTCCGTGGCTCGACCCCCGTGCTGGCTGGTGTGACCTCCTGGGGCGTGTCTGGGTGTGGCACCACGTACCCCAGCGTGTACGCCAGAGTGTCCACGTACAGGTCGTGGCTCGACACGACCATGGGCATTTAA
- the LOC127858756 gene encoding beta-1,3-galactosyl-O-glycosyl-glycoprotein beta-1,6-N-acetylglucosaminyltransferase-like isoform X1 codes for MGKNNSTSSVRLSGLSNLLNIIKPYIKQDNKLKHIYLPHKHYFHHSRIVTDVNCNAIFHGDINEIKRSENITQIRNFLYPQKYSEMTKNCSYFKRLRGYINHHLTEVERDFPIAFSLLIYKDIEQSERLLRAIYRPQNFYCIHVDSKTDQATYDAMSSIARCFDNVFMTSKRFNVQWGTMTVLEPELLCMGELWKKSAAWKYFINLTGQEFPLRTNYELVRILQAYNGSNDIEGTFKRANRDRWQKAGAPPHNITAFKGSVHVVVNRGFEDFVLHDQRAHDLLNWTRQTQVPDETFFSTLNHNPHLGVPGSYLGVPETDDAIKPFMARFKDWGERECHCKRVRLVCVIGTGDLPDLARSKKLFVNKFHQNFHHYGYDCLEELVANRIRDIYLGDLAFDSRYYGTFGFVKNKI; via the exons ATGGGCAAAAACAATTCCACGAGTTCAGTGAGGTTAAGCGGGCtttcaaatttgttaaatatcattaaaccatatataaaacaagacaataaattaaaacatatatacttACCACACAAACATTATTTTCATCATTCCAGAATAGTTACTGATGTAAACTGCAACGCTATATTCCATGgagatataaatgaaataaaacgtTCAGAGAACATTACACAAATTAGAAACTTCCTGTATCCCCAAAAGTACTCAGAAATGACAAAGAATTGCTCATATTTTAAACGTCTGCGTGGATATATTAATCATCATTTAACAGAAGTGGAACGTGACTTTCCAATAGCGTTCAGTCTTCTAATTTACAAAGACATTGAACAATCGGAGAGACTTTTACGCGCCATTTACAGACCACAGAACTTTTATTGCATACACGTTGACTCCAAAACAGATCAAGCCACATACGATGCTATGTCTTCAATTGCGAGGTGCTTTGATAACGTGTTTATGACATCAAAACGATTTAACGTTCAGTGGGGTACAATGACCGTTCTCGAGCCAGAATTGCTCTGCATGGGAGAGCTTTGGAAAAAAAGTGCAGCGTGGAAATACTTTATTAATCTGACTGGACAAGAGTTTCCACTGAGAACAAACTACGAACTTGTACGCATTTTACAGGCATACAATGGATCAAATGATATTGAGGGAACTTTCAAAAG AGCCAACAGGGATCGATGGCAGAAGGCCGGTGCACCACCTCACAACATCACGGCGTTTAAGGGGTCTGTGCATGTTGTGGTCAATAGAGGCTTTGAGGATTTTGTACTGCACGATCAGCGAGCCCATGACCTCTTAAACTGGACGCGACAGACGCAGGTGCCCGATGAAACGTTCTTTTCTACGCTCAATCATAACCCTCATCTTGGTGTACCGGGTTCTTATTTAG GGGTACCCGAGACGGACGATGCAATAAAGCCATTCATGGCGCGATTCAAGGATTGGGGCGAAAGAGAGTGTCATTGCAAACGCGTTCGTCTCGTCTGCGTCATAGGCACAGGGGATCTGCCGGATCTGGCTAGGAGCAAGAAGCTCTTCGTGAACAAATTCCACCAGAACTTCCATCATTATGGTTACGATTGTCTTGAGGAGCTCGTCGCAAACCGCATCCGAGATATTTACCTCGGCGATCTCGCGTTTGATTCCAGATATTACGGGACTTTTGGCTTTGTTAAGAACAAAATATAA
- the LOC127858756 gene encoding beta-1,3-galactosyl-O-glycosyl-glycoprotein beta-1,6-N-acetylglucosaminyltransferase-like isoform X2 yields MTKNCSYFKRLRGYINHHLTEVERDFPIAFSLLIYKDIEQSERLLRAIYRPQNFYCIHVDSKTDQATYDAMSSIARCFDNVFMTSKRFNVQWGTMTVLEPELLCMGELWKKSAAWKYFINLTGQEFPLRTNYELVRILQAYNGSNDIEGTFKRANRDRWQKAGAPPHNITAFKGSVHVVVNRGFEDFVLHDQRAHDLLNWTRQTQVPDETFFSTLNHNPHLGVPGSYLGVPETDDAIKPFMARFKDWGERECHCKRVRLVCVIGTGDLPDLARSKKLFVNKFHQNFHHYGYDCLEELVANRIRDIYLGDLAFDSRYYGTFGFVKNKI; encoded by the exons ATGACAAAGAATTGCTCATATTTTAAACGTCTGCGTGGATATATTAATCATCATTTAACAGAAGTGGAACGTGACTTTCCAATAGCGTTCAGTCTTCTAATTTACAAAGACATTGAACAATCGGAGAGACTTTTACGCGCCATTTACAGACCACAGAACTTTTATTGCATACACGTTGACTCCAAAACAGATCAAGCCACATACGATGCTATGTCTTCAATTGCGAGGTGCTTTGATAACGTGTTTATGACATCAAAACGATTTAACGTTCAGTGGGGTACAATGACCGTTCTCGAGCCAGAATTGCTCTGCATGGGAGAGCTTTGGAAAAAAAGTGCAGCGTGGAAATACTTTATTAATCTGACTGGACAAGAGTTTCCACTGAGAACAAACTACGAACTTGTACGCATTTTACAGGCATACAATGGATCAAATGATATTGAGGGAACTTTCAAAAG AGCCAACAGGGATCGATGGCAGAAGGCCGGTGCACCACCTCACAACATCACGGCGTTTAAGGGGTCTGTGCATGTTGTGGTCAATAGAGGCTTTGAGGATTTTGTACTGCACGATCAGCGAGCCCATGACCTCTTAAACTGGACGCGACAGACGCAGGTGCCCGATGAAACGTTCTTTTCTACGCTCAATCATAACCCTCATCTTGGTGTACCGGGTTCTTATTTAG GGGTACCCGAGACGGACGATGCAATAAAGCCATTCATGGCGCGATTCAAGGATTGGGGCGAAAGAGAGTGTCATTGCAAACGCGTTCGTCTCGTCTGCGTCATAGGCACAGGGGATCTGCCGGATCTGGCTAGGAGCAAGAAGCTCTTCGTGAACAAATTCCACCAGAACTTCCATCATTATGGTTACGATTGTCTTGAGGAGCTCGTCGCAAACCGCATCCGAGATATTTACCTCGGCGATCTCGCGTTTGATTCCAGATATTACGGGACTTTTGGCTTTGTTAAGAACAAAATATAA